The following proteins are encoded in a genomic region of Actinopolymorpha sp. NPDC004070:
- a CDS encoding tartrate dehydrogenase gives MSANTPRTVTATTDRHNGITKPRTHDVAVVAGDGIGREVVPAAIRCLDLAAARHGFGLAWTEYDWGSDHYRRYGAMMPPDGLDRLHAHDAIFLGAVGAPDIPDTETLWGLLIPIRRRFGQYVNLRPVRTLPGVPSPVRGADTMDLVIVRENVEGEYSEVGGRIYRGEPAEAAIQEAVFTRAGITRVAAFAAELAAGRRGLVTSVTKSNGIVHTMPFWDEVVEQTLAGRPGVRLEKILVDAMAAKLVLAPTAFDVIVASNLFGDILSDLAGAIAGSIGVAPSANLNPERDHPSMFEPVHGSAPDIAGKGVANPVGQLWAGAMMLDHLGEPAAAAEVIGAFEAVLAAGVRTPDLGGTAGTTEFTDAVARHLGEAPPSR, from the coding sequence ATGAGTGCGAACACGCCGAGGACCGTAACGGCCACCACCGACAGGCACAACGGGATTACGAAACCACGCACCCACGACGTCGCCGTCGTCGCCGGTGACGGCATCGGCCGGGAGGTGGTGCCGGCTGCGATCCGGTGCCTGGACCTCGCCGCCGCCCGGCACGGCTTCGGGTTGGCCTGGACGGAGTACGACTGGGGCTCGGACCACTACCGCCGGTACGGCGCGATGATGCCGCCCGACGGACTGGACCGGCTGCACGCGCACGACGCCATCTTCCTCGGCGCGGTCGGCGCGCCGGACATCCCCGACACCGAAACCCTGTGGGGCTTGCTGATCCCGATCCGGCGCAGGTTCGGCCAGTACGTCAACCTGCGGCCGGTGCGTACGCTGCCCGGCGTGCCCAGCCCGGTGCGCGGCGCGGACACCATGGACCTGGTGATCGTGCGGGAGAACGTCGAGGGCGAGTACTCCGAGGTGGGCGGGCGGATCTACCGCGGCGAGCCGGCCGAGGCGGCGATCCAGGAGGCGGTGTTCACCCGCGCGGGCATCACCCGGGTGGCGGCGTTCGCGGCCGAACTCGCCGCCGGGCGGCGTGGCCTGGTCACCTCCGTCACCAAGTCCAACGGCATCGTGCACACCATGCCGTTCTGGGACGAGGTGGTGGAGCAGACGCTGGCCGGCCGTCCCGGCGTACGGCTGGAGAAGATCCTGGTGGACGCGATGGCGGCGAAGCTGGTGCTGGCGCCGACGGCCTTCGACGTCATCGTCGCGTCCAACCTCTTCGGCGACATCCTCTCCGACCTCGCGGGCGCGATCGCCGGGTCGATCGGGGTCGCGCCGAGCGCCAACCTCAATCCCGAACGCGACCACCCGTCGATGTTCGAGCCGGTGCACGGGTCGGCGCCGGACATCGCCGGCAAGGGCGTCGCCAACCCGGTCGGCCAGCTGTGGGCCGGTGCCATGATGCTCGACCACCTCGGTGAGCCGGCCGCCGCCGCGGAGGTGATCGGGGCGTTCGAGGCGGTGCTCGCCGCCGGCGTGCGTACGCCCGACCTCGGCGGAACGGCCGGTACGACGGAGTTCACCGACGCGGTCGCGCGGCACCTGGGCGAGGCGCCGCCTTCTCGGTGA
- a CDS encoding ROK family protein gives MQVSDPATPALLRRINARTVLDTLRALHTPHEEPDLSVAEVATRTELSRPTVDAAMADLVRLGAVVEETGPASAPTRPRRGRPARRFRFRAAAGHLLGVDVAEESVHAVVADLAGDLVAERTRRVDRAAGRRLRLRVVRATVRAALSAPGVCAGDVLTAVVGTPGTVDAEAGRVRFCTALPEWSDLDLAASLRSAFGFPVLVENDANLAAVGEAWRGAAVGCRDIAFLLLGPRTGAGFVVDGRLLRGHGGGAGELGFLDLWEESRTARGDVARVSAELVAEFVGWGSRRPSRDSLRRPEDRERLSWGVETRPLIEAASGGSGEARAALERFLAGAGYGLVTVALLVSPELVVVGGGTAADEVLVDPLRRITHQLLRGRIATPPRVVASTLGERAVVLGAVRRGLDDVEPRLLDWFEDRATVTEKAAPRPGAARPRR, from the coding sequence TTGCAGGTAAGCGACCCCGCGACACCGGCCCTGCTGCGTCGTATCAACGCGCGCACGGTGCTGGACACCCTGCGCGCCCTGCACACTCCGCACGAGGAGCCCGACCTGAGCGTCGCCGAGGTCGCCACCCGGACCGAGCTGTCCCGCCCCACCGTCGACGCGGCGATGGCCGACCTGGTGCGGCTGGGTGCGGTGGTGGAGGAGACCGGTCCCGCGTCCGCGCCCACCCGGCCGCGACGGGGACGGCCCGCCCGGCGGTTCCGGTTCCGCGCGGCTGCCGGTCACCTGCTCGGCGTGGACGTGGCCGAGGAGTCCGTGCACGCGGTGGTCGCGGACCTGGCCGGCGACCTGGTGGCCGAGCGCACCCGCAGGGTCGACCGCGCCGCCGGTCGCCGGCTCCGGCTGCGGGTGGTCCGGGCGACCGTGCGCGCGGCGCTGTCCGCGCCGGGGGTGTGCGCCGGTGACGTACTGACCGCGGTAGTGGGCACGCCTGGCACGGTGGACGCAGAGGCCGGCCGGGTGCGCTTCTGCACGGCGCTGCCGGAGTGGTCCGACCTGGACCTCGCGGCGTCGCTGCGGTCGGCGTTCGGGTTCCCGGTCCTGGTGGAGAACGACGCCAACCTGGCCGCGGTCGGCGAGGCGTGGCGGGGAGCGGCCGTGGGCTGCCGAGACATCGCATTCCTGCTGCTGGGACCTCGTACGGGCGCGGGGTTCGTGGTCGACGGGCGCCTGCTGCGTGGCCACGGCGGCGGGGCCGGCGAGCTCGGCTTCCTCGACCTGTGGGAGGAGTCGCGTACGGCCCGCGGCGACGTCGCCCGGGTCAGCGCGGAGCTGGTCGCGGAGTTCGTCGGCTGGGGGAGCCGCAGGCCCAGCCGGGACAGCCTGCGCCGGCCCGAGGACCGGGAGAGGCTGTCCTGGGGCGTGGAGACCAGGCCGCTGATCGAGGCGGCGTCCGGCGGGTCGGGCGAGGCCCGCGCCGCGCTGGAACGTTTCCTGGCCGGCGCGGGTTACGGCCTGGTGACGGTGGCCTTGCTGGTGAGCCCGGAGCTCGTCGTCGTCGGCGGCGGCACCGCGGCCGACGAGGTGCTGGTCGACCCGCTGCGCCGGATCACCCACCAGCTGCTGCGAGGCCGGATCGCCACCCCGCCTCGGGTGGTGGCGTCGACCCTCGGCGAGCGCGCGGTGGTGCTCGGCGCGGTCCGCCGCGGGCTGGACGACGTGGAGCCCCGACTCCTCGACTGGTTCGAGGACCGCGCGACGGTCACCGAGAAGGCGGCGCCTCGCCCAGGTGCCGCGCGACCGCGTCGGTGA